The following are encoded together in the Trichocoleus sp. FACHB-46 genome:
- a CDS encoding PAS domain-containing sensor histidine kinase, which translates to MSEFFNVLLASSGFMPHGHCYLWRPGLVGLHLVSDALIALSYYSIPIMLVYFVHKRRDIPFDWIFWMFGLFIVACGTTHIIDIWTLWHPVYWLAGLVKAITALASVGTAASLFPLLPQALALSSPSQLAAVNLALSNEVTERKQAEACVRTLNAELEQRVDERTATLLQLNEQLKSEIAERSRVETELRRSLKELSDIKFALDKAAIVATTDHHGTINYVNDKFCELSKYSKAELLGQNHRIINSGHHSSLFFQVLWATISSGKVWHGEIQNRAKDGSEYWVDTTIVPFLDQAGKPFQYLAIRFDVTERKQAEIALWESKERFRLLVEGVQDYAIVMLSADGQVASWNSGAERILGYQAPDIIGQSLSRFYPDASNSHAKAQQEIQIATTTGRFEEEGWRMRQDESQFWAHVILTALHDRTGQLRGFSKVTHDITDRKRAEQEIKALNQDLEQRVMERTTQLAAINQELEAFAYSVSHDLRAPLRSIDGFSQTLLERHAEQLDAKGQHYLQRVRAGTQRMGQLIDDLLNLSRVTRSEMSWQPVDLSAIAESIATEIQQGQPERQAEFAIAPDLMAYGDTQLLTIVLDNLLRNAWKFTSKHSQAWIEFGVLPLEGITPVYFVRDDGTGFDMEYAHKLFGAFQRLHAMTEFPGTGIGLATVQRIIHRHGGKVWAEGAVEQGACFYFTLAPESDRTSL; encoded by the coding sequence ATGTCGGAATTTTTTAACGTGTTGCTGGCTTCCAGCGGATTTATGCCTCACGGCCACTGCTACCTCTGGAGACCAGGCTTAGTCGGACTGCATCTAGTTTCAGATGCCCTGATCGCCCTCTCTTATTACTCGATTCCGATCATGCTGGTGTATTTCGTGCATAAGCGACGAGATATCCCTTTTGACTGGATTTTTTGGATGTTTGGGTTGTTTATTGTTGCTTGTGGCACGACCCACATCATTGACATTTGGACTTTATGGCATCCAGTCTATTGGCTGGCTGGTCTCGTGAAGGCGATCACGGCTTTGGCTTCCGTAGGCACAGCCGCTTCCTTATTTCCCTTACTACCTCAAGCCCTGGCTTTATCCAGCCCCAGTCAACTGGCAGCCGTGAACCTGGCTTTGTCGAATGAAGTGACAGAGCGTAAGCAGGCAGAAGCTTGTGTGCGCACCTTGAATGCCGAGCTAGAGCAACGAGTGGACGAACGGACCGCGACCCTCCTGCAATTAAACGAACAGCTCAAAAGTGAAATTGCGGAACGTAGCCGAGTGGAAACAGAATTGCGGCGATCGCTCAAAGAGTTATCAGATATTAAATTTGCCCTAGATAAAGCCGCGATCGTCGCGACAACAGACCACCACGGCACCATCAACTATGTCAATGACAAGTTCTGTGAGCTGTCGAAATACTCTAAAGCCGAGTTGCTAGGCCAAAACCACCGCATTATTAATTCGGGGCATCATTCTTCGCTGTTTTTTCAAGTTCTTTGGGCCACGATTAGCAGTGGCAAAGTGTGGCACGGGGAAATTCAGAATCGGGCTAAAGATGGTAGCGAATACTGGGTCGATACGACTATTGTGCCGTTTCTAGACCAGGCGGGTAAACCCTTTCAATATCTGGCAATCCGCTTCGACGTCACCGAGCGCAAACAGGCAGAAATCGCCTTGTGGGAAAGTAAAGAGCGCTTTCGTTTGCTTGTAGAAGGTGTGCAAGACTACGCCATTGTGATGCTGAGTGCTGATGGCCAAGTCGCCAGTTGGAACAGTGGTGCAGAGCGAATTCTGGGTTACCAAGCCCCAGACATCATTGGTCAATCACTGTCTCGCTTTTATCCGGATGCCAGCAACTCGCACGCTAAGGCCCAGCAAGAAATACAGATCGCTACAACAACAGGCCGCTTTGAAGAAGAAGGGTGGCGCATGCGCCAAGATGAGTCACAGTTTTGGGCTCACGTCATCCTCACCGCCCTGCATGACCGCACTGGGCAACTACGGGGATTCTCTAAAGTGACTCACGACATTACCGATCGCAAGCGTGCAGAGCAAGAAATTAAAGCGCTCAATCAGGACCTTGAGCAACGAGTGATGGAACGCACTACCCAACTGGCAGCCATTAACCAAGAGCTGGAAGCCTTTGCTTACTCGGTGTCGCACGACTTGCGGGCTCCCTTGCGGAGTATTGATGGCTTTAGCCAAACGTTGCTAGAGCGCCATGCGGAGCAGCTAGATGCCAAAGGGCAACATTATTTGCAACGAGTCCGGGCAGGCACTCAGCGGATGGGGCAACTGATCGATGATTTGCTGAATCTGTCGCGAGTCACGCGCAGCGAAATGAGTTGGCAACCCGTAGACTTAAGCGCGATCGCCGAATCTATTGCTACCGAGATCCAGCAGGGCCAACCAGAGCGCCAAGCCGAATTTGCGATCGCCCCTGACCTGATGGCTTATGGTGACACTCAACTGCTAACGATTGTGCTCGACAACTTACTGAGAAACGCCTGGAAGTTTACTTCTAAACATTCTCAAGCCTGGATTGAGTTTGGAGTCTTACCATTAGAAGGAATCACACCTGTTTACTTCGTGCGAGACGATGGCACTGGTTTTGATATGGAGTATGCTCACAAGTTATTTGGAGCCTTCCAGCGATTGCATGCCATGACCGAATTTCCTGGCACTGGCATTGGCTTAGCCACTGTGCAGCGGATTATTCACCGACATGGAGGCAAGGTGTGGGCCGAGGGAGCCGTAGAGCAGGGAGCTTGCTTTTACTTTACGCTGGCTCCAGAAAGCGATCGCACCTCCCTTTAA
- a CDS encoding protease complex subunit PrcB family protein, with the protein MQQIWFSQWLRFPPGQFWLPLLISGLAIALVSCNSLATALYPTAPTSPTKSTPIISTPIISVPTSSTIDASAKLTTMKTSIPFQVLRVGSNPLSQSMTTQPKVLVFQNQQDWSKFWNRSSSLDLNLQKPTAPSVDFSRHQVIGLTSGSHSTGGFSIQIDRIEKVVMPQREEWVIHYTEKVPGADCFVTQQTTTPTVFLLTATSDAPIRMQGKTISESCNS; encoded by the coding sequence ATGCAGCAAATCTGGTTTTCCCAGTGGTTGAGATTTCCTCCGGGCCAGTTTTGGTTACCACTATTAATCAGTGGGCTAGCGATCGCCTTGGTCAGTTGCAATTCGCTGGCTACAGCTCTTTATCCAACTGCTCCAACGAGTCCAACCAAGTCAACCCCAATTATTTCAACACCAATTATCTCAGTGCCGACTAGTTCAACAATTGACGCCTCAGCCAAACTGACCACCATGAAGACATCCATTCCCTTTCAGGTATTGCGGGTTGGGTCCAATCCTTTGTCTCAAAGTATGACGACTCAACCCAAAGTTTTAGTATTTCAAAATCAGCAGGATTGGTCTAAGTTTTGGAACCGCAGTTCTTCGCTCGATTTAAATTTACAAAAACCAACGGCTCCCAGCGTGGATTTTTCGCGGCATCAGGTGATTGGGCTAACCTCAGGTTCTCACTCAACAGGAGGTTTTAGTATACAAATTGACCGAATAGAAAAGGTGGTAATGCCTCAGCGTGAGGAATGGGTGATTCATTATACAGAGAAGGTTCCAGGTGCAGACTGTTTTGTGACTCAGCAGACAACAACCCCAACAGTTTTTCTTTTGACAGCTACTTCCGATGCTCCTATTCGTATGCAGGGAAAGACTATCTCAGAGTCTTGTAATAGTTAG
- a CDS encoding S8 family serine peptidase: protein MLEPLPLDSQVLSHFALPSNSTAILAGETDPNLGASPLGHRQAGHDALSFALENWSSVQPILADASRFRSEVFSARLEALPFPKTPATSNPVTPLSTYELDTLSGSSNFSGFVDSYNPQDIYYFQLDTTSDLDLSLTNLATDADLYLAQDTNQNGAIETDEIIASSIEGDTTSEAIALTGLEAGDYAVIVEQYSGGTSYSLNLNADAAGNTLFEARDLGLLIGTSSYRDFVGNSDPQDFYRFSLEDTSNLNLSLSELENDADLFLFQDLNDNGLMDDAEVLASSLASDSQPEIINFGSLAAGTYSVLIDQYIGDTNYNFSLTASPLVQTVWGSLEADTFTVIPGASRMVFSGNGNLEFGTGEYDLLDLSHLLSTDVTFNLATTTGGGLLYDPGNGDRLFDALTLGDGREILFESIDSIAFADTTFDLSVTPNDPLFNEQWNLHMMGVHNAWRFTTGSEEVLVGVQDSGLGVDADGFLHPDLRTTTIFSDNYNDDSTDLSHGTAVQSIIAANANNGIGMSGINWNSSVINIDVLGGETGDYSLAEATAAMIAEAARQGQRLVINMSLGGGGLEPDFEALVANHQEDVLFVIASGNGDQNSLLYPAQLAARYNNVIAVGASWGAEDMYGNSQTPGTRISYPDFWGSNYGEGLTLMGPSEVIATGATPADAGTNFGYETQFNGTSAATPNVAGVASLVWSVNSELTATQVREILSTTAYDLGDPGYDEEYGDGFVNADAAVRRAIALA from the coding sequence ATGCTAGAGCCTCTACCACTAGACTCCCAAGTTCTGTCTCATTTTGCCCTTCCTTCCAACTCAACTGCCATCTTAGCGGGAGAAACAGATCCGAATTTAGGGGCATCGCCTTTAGGCCACCGTCAGGCTGGGCACGATGCCCTCAGTTTTGCACTGGAGAATTGGTCATCCGTACAGCCCATTCTTGCTGATGCGAGCAGATTTCGCAGTGAGGTGTTTAGCGCTCGTTTAGAAGCGCTGCCCTTTCCAAAAACACCAGCAACATCCAACCCAGTCACCCCGCTAAGCACTTATGAGCTAGACACCTTAAGTGGTAGCTCCAACTTTAGTGGTTTCGTAGATAGCTACAATCCTCAGGATATCTACTACTTCCAGCTAGACACGACCAGCGACCTTGATCTCAGCCTTACTAACTTAGCGACTGACGCGGATCTGTACCTAGCGCAAGATACTAATCAAAATGGCGCGATCGAAACTGATGAGATTATTGCGTCGTCCATTGAGGGTGACACCACTTCAGAAGCGATCGCTCTCACAGGGCTAGAAGCTGGAGACTACGCAGTGATTGTGGAGCAGTACAGTGGCGGCACGAGCTATAGCTTAAACCTCAACGCTGATGCAGCAGGCAACACGCTATTTGAAGCCAGGGATTTAGGACTTTTAATCGGCACGAGCAGCTATAGAGACTTTGTCGGCAACTCCGATCCTCAAGACTTCTATCGCTTCTCCTTGGAGGATACCAGCAACCTCAACTTAAGTTTGAGTGAGTTAGAGAACGATGCCGATCTCTTCCTATTCCAGGATCTTAACGACAATGGCCTGATGGACGATGCTGAAGTTTTGGCTTCCTCCTTAGCCTCAGACAGTCAGCCAGAAATAATTAATTTTGGTAGTTTAGCTGCTGGTACTTACTCAGTACTGATCGATCAATATATTGGCGACACCAACTACAACTTCAGTTTGACTGCCTCCCCACTCGTGCAAACCGTTTGGGGCTCTCTAGAAGCAGATACCTTCACAGTGATACCAGGTGCGAGTCGCATGGTTTTCTCTGGCAATGGCAATCTGGAGTTTGGCACTGGCGAATATGATCTGCTGGATCTTTCCCATTTGCTGTCAACGGATGTAACCTTCAATCTAGCAACAACTACCGGTGGGGGCTTACTTTACGATCCTGGCAATGGCGATCGCCTCTTTGATGCTTTGACTTTAGGAGATGGTCGCGAAATTTTATTTGAAAGTATCGACAGCATTGCTTTCGCTGACACAACTTTCGATTTATCCGTGACCCCTAACGATCCACTCTTTAACGAACAGTGGAACCTCCATATGATGGGTGTGCACAATGCTTGGCGTTTTACCACTGGCTCAGAGGAAGTGCTAGTGGGCGTTCAGGATTCAGGTTTAGGCGTGGATGCTGACGGGTTCTTACATCCAGACCTCAGGACCACAACCATTTTTTCAGACAACTACAACGATGATTCAACAGATCTATCACATGGCACAGCGGTTCAGAGCATTATTGCTGCCAATGCCAATAACGGTATAGGTATGAGCGGTATCAACTGGAATTCCAGCGTCATCAACATTGATGTGCTGGGAGGAGAAACGGGTGACTACAGCTTAGCTGAAGCGACCGCAGCCATGATTGCTGAAGCTGCGCGCCAAGGCCAACGTTTAGTCATTAACATGAGTCTGGGAGGTGGTGGCCTTGAGCCTGACTTTGAAGCACTGGTCGCGAATCACCAGGAGGATGTACTGTTTGTCATCGCTTCGGGTAATGGTGATCAGAACAGTCTTCTCTATCCCGCTCAACTCGCGGCGCGTTACAACAACGTCATCGCTGTTGGAGCTTCTTGGGGCGCAGAAGACATGTATGGCAATTCTCAAACCCCAGGCACTCGGATTTCTTATCCTGACTTTTGGGGATCTAATTATGGTGAAGGTTTAACGTTGATGGGACCGTCTGAAGTCATTGCCACTGGTGCAACTCCAGCCGACGCAGGCACAAACTTCGGCTACGAAACTCAATTTAACGGTACATCTGCTGCCACCCCCAATGTGGCTGGAGTGGCGTCCTTGGTTTGGAGCGTCAACTCTGAGCTCACAGCAACTCAAGTCCGGGAAATTCTGTCAACCACTGCCTATGATCTAGGAGATCCTGGTTATGACGAAGAATACGGCGATGGATTTGTTAATGCAGACGCAGCGGTGCGGCGAGCGATCGCATTAGCCTAA
- a CDS encoding SpoIID/LytB domain-containing protein, translated as MTSGHTPAFLIQGLRHLIRLGGRHWWVSALIWLAMIVPAQAALDLRVAVEEGKQQVGVASSTKALIKDGNGRILGELAPEQSLSAALSAGGVSLQGQWQAGQIWVEPTEGGYVWIGDRWYRGRAFLVPTAKGLTAVNYVDLEQYLYSVVAAEMIPSWPQEALKAQAIAARSYALYQRQSSANSIYDVGDTQAWQVYEGVAKETSTTQAAVNATAGQVLTHSGRIIEAVFHSSSGGHTENVEDVWKQPLPYLRGVQDYDQGAPVYQWTKTFSNSELSNRISGVGNVISMQPARTTPQGRIVTMKVVGDAGSRTISGSALRDALGLRSTLFTATAVSGSAGTKSSSSLPGFQISGRGFGHGLGMSQWGAHNLAQRGYNYQQIVLHYYKGTALARIQVQ; from the coding sequence ATGACATCTGGACATACCCCTGCCTTCCTGATTCAAGGACTACGGCATTTGATTCGATTGGGAGGGCGTCACTGGTGGGTATCTGCCCTAATTTGGCTAGCCATGATTGTGCCCGCGCAGGCGGCTCTAGACTTACGAGTTGCGGTTGAAGAAGGCAAGCAGCAGGTCGGAGTGGCTAGCTCTACAAAAGCCTTGATCAAAGATGGTAACGGACGAATCTTAGGAGAACTCGCTCCAGAGCAATCTTTGAGTGCTGCCTTAAGTGCAGGTGGTGTGTCCCTGCAAGGACAGTGGCAGGCAGGTCAGATTTGGGTGGAGCCCACAGAAGGTGGCTATGTCTGGATTGGCGATCGCTGGTATCGCGGACGGGCATTTCTGGTTCCCACTGCTAAGGGTCTCACTGCTGTTAACTATGTGGATCTGGAGCAATATCTCTACAGTGTCGTTGCGGCTGAGATGATTCCGAGTTGGCCCCAAGAAGCTCTGAAAGCTCAAGCGATCGCGGCTCGTTCTTATGCTCTCTATCAACGGCAAAGTTCTGCTAATAGTATTTACGATGTCGGCGATACACAAGCATGGCAGGTTTATGAGGGAGTTGCCAAAGAAACCTCCACTACCCAAGCCGCAGTCAACGCCACCGCTGGTCAAGTTCTGACTCATAGTGGTCGCATCATTGAAGCAGTGTTCCATTCTTCCTCTGGTGGACATACAGAAAACGTGGAAGATGTCTGGAAGCAACCGCTGCCTTACCTGCGTGGCGTGCAAGACTATGACCAAGGCGCACCCGTTTACCAATGGACTAAGACTTTTTCCAACTCCGAACTGAGCAACCGCATCTCTGGAGTGGGGAATGTAATCTCCATGCAACCCGCCCGGACAACGCCTCAAGGTCGCATTGTCACCATGAAAGTCGTCGGTGATGCTGGAAGCCGCACCATCAGCGGTAGTGCCCTCCGAGATGCTTTGGGTCTTAGAAGCACGCTGTTTACTGCTACTGCCGTTTCTGGTTCCGCTGGCACCAAGAGCAGCAGTTCGCTACCAGGATTCCAAATCTCAGGTCGTGGCTTTGGTCACGGCTTAGGCATGAGCCAATGGGGAGCCCATAACCTAGCTCAGCGTGGTTATAACTATCAACAAATTGTCTTGCATTACTACAAAGGCACCGCCCTCGCCAGAATTCAAGTGCAATAG